From the Oceanicaulis alexandrii DSM 11625 genome, one window contains:
- a CDS encoding recombinase family protein has product MSIGIVPSPTGRVIGYARVSTKAQKLDLQHDALRRAGCERVFDDHGVSGAKARRPGLDQALYCLRAGDVLVIYKLDRLGRSVEHLAALLREFHARGIHLCSLSEGINTQTIGGKLVFHVFSAVAEFQRDLIRENTLAGLQAAAQRGKRPGRPKRLSAQQVREARRAIHLKGESYAIAAARYGVAPSTVWRAVTG; this is encoded by the coding sequence ATGAGCATCGGAATTGTCCCCTCGCCTACGGGCCGTGTGATCGGCTATGCGCGGGTTTCGACCAAGGCGCAGAAGCTGGACCTTCAGCATGACGCGCTGCGCCGTGCGGGGTGCGAGCGGGTTTTTGATGATCACGGTGTGTCTGGCGCAAAGGCGCGCCGCCCTGGCCTTGATCAAGCGCTATACTGCCTGCGGGCGGGTGATGTTCTGGTGATCTATAAGCTCGACCGCTTGGGCCGCTCGGTGGAGCATCTGGCGGCTTTGCTGCGGGAGTTTCACGCGCGCGGCATACATCTGTGCTCGCTAAGCGAGGGCATCAACACCCAGACCATTGGCGGCAAGCTGGTCTTTCATGTGTTCAGCGCCGTGGCGGAGTTCCAGCGGGACTTGATCCGCGAGAACACCTTGGCCGGACTGCAAGCGGCGGCGCAGCGCGGCAAGCGCCCAGGGCGGCCCAAACGGCTGAGCGCACAGCAGGTGCGCGAAGCCCGCCGCGCGATCCACCTTAAGGGCGAGAGCTATGCGATTGCCGCAGCGCGCTATGGCGTCGCGCCCTCCACCGTGTGGCGGGCGGTGACCGGATAG
- a CDS encoding antirestriction protein ArdA, with amino-acid sequence MGEQNTEIRIYVACLAAYNNGRLHGRWIDAAQDADDIRAEISDMLAASPIPKAEEWAIHDHEGFEGAPISECHGIDSVADLAAFIAEHGALGGKLIEHYGGDLDEARTAIEDHYAGEYASLAEFAQELTEQSTTVPKCLDFYIDYERMGRDMALCDVFAVETAFNELHIFWSH; translated from the coding sequence ATGGGAGAGCAAAACACCGAAATCCGTATCTATGTGGCATGTCTGGCCGCGTACAATAATGGGCGTTTGCACGGGCGCTGGATCGACGCCGCACAGGACGCTGACGACATCCGCGCCGAGATCTCGGACATGCTGGCCGCCTCACCAATTCCCAAGGCCGAAGAATGGGCCATTCATGACCATGAGGGCTTCGAGGGCGCTCCAATCAGTGAGTGCCACGGCATCGACAGCGTAGCGGACTTGGCGGCGTTTATCGCCGAACATGGCGCGCTGGGCGGCAAGCTGATCGAACACTATGGCGGCGATCTGGACGAGGCTCGCACGGCCATTGAGGACCATTACGCGGGTGAGTACGCGTCGCTGGCGGAGTTCGCCCAAGAGCTCACCGAGCAAAGCACGACCGTCCCGAAATGTCTGGATTTCTATATCGATTACGAGCGAATGGGCCGCGATATGGCGCTATGCGATGTGTTCGCCGTCGAAACCGCCTTCAATGAACTCCACATCTTCTGGAGTCACTAA